A window of the Dyadobacter pollutisoli genome harbors these coding sequences:
- a CDS encoding YkvA family protein, whose protein sequence is MISRILKSIFFKNAEGKAGRYAQNSTRLFELAKEVVGKLQKVGFKDNLSEFQNGVQLLIRMVRAYAAGEYKGLPWKSLISIIAVLIYFVSPIDLIPDFLPVIGITDDVALVVWLLKTLSDDVRKFSDWEKNEKTINIG, encoded by the coding sequence ATGATTTCACGAATTTTAAAATCAATTTTTTTTAAGAATGCCGAAGGAAAAGCTGGCCGTTATGCACAAAATTCCACACGTTTGTTCGAGCTGGCCAAGGAGGTCGTCGGGAAGCTTCAGAAGGTGGGGTTCAAGGACAACCTGTCCGAGTTTCAGAACGGGGTGCAGCTGCTGATCCGGATGGTGAGGGCTTACGCCGCTGGTGAATACAAAGGTTTACCCTGGAAAAGCCTGATCTCGATCATTGCCGTTCTGATCTATTTTGTGTCGCCGATTGACCTTATTCCTGACTTTTTGCCGGTTATAGGCATCACGGATGACGTTGCTTTGGTGGTGTGGCTCCTCAAAACATTGAGTGATGATGTGAGGAAATTCAGTGATTGGGAAAAGAATGAAAAAACGATTAATATAGGATAA
- the gatA gene encoding Asp-tRNA(Asn)/Glu-tRNA(Gln) amidotransferase subunit GatA, with protein MKEYLTLAEIQEDLREGGLTCVKLVNHYLENITSAAHLNAFVEVYADEALGAAATVDQKIKDGTAGRLAGLVIGLKDVLSYKGHGLQAGSKILQSYEAPYTGTAVQRLLDEDAIVIGRQNCDEFAMGSSNENSSFGPVLNAANNSKVPGGSSGGSAVAVQAGLCHASLGSDTGGSVRQPAAFCGVIGVKPSYGRVSRYGLIAYASSFDCIGPITKSVEDAALILEIMSGQDNFDSTVSSKEVPAYSSKMEWNGKAKIGYIRETIDNEAISSEIRQQTLDVLNRLRAEGHEVTPVEMPLLDSLLPTYYILTTAEASSNLSRFDGVRYGYRSPESVDLESMYKKTRTEAFGEEVRRRILLGTFVLSANYYDAYYTKAQRVRRLVREETNRFFEQFDFLISPVTPTTAFTIGEKTEDPLQMYLADIFTVQANVVGNPAIAIPNGKDDHGMPVGIQIMAPYFGEEKMLAFASYLTELNKKVAVEYNTNH; from the coding sequence TTGAAAGAGTATCTGACGCTAGCCGAAATTCAGGAAGATTTGCGTGAAGGAGGTTTGACCTGCGTCAAGTTAGTGAATCATTATCTAGAAAATATTACGTCTGCGGCCCATCTCAATGCTTTTGTTGAAGTGTACGCAGACGAGGCACTGGGAGCAGCAGCGACCGTTGACCAAAAAATAAAAGACGGAACAGCCGGAAGGCTGGCCGGGCTGGTCATCGGGCTCAAAGATGTCCTTTCCTACAAAGGTCACGGCTTACAGGCCGGGAGTAAAATCCTTCAATCCTACGAAGCTCCATACACAGGCACGGCAGTGCAGCGCCTTCTCGACGAGGACGCCATTGTGATAGGAAGGCAAAACTGCGATGAGTTCGCGATGGGTTCTTCCAATGAAAATTCTTCTTTCGGGCCGGTGTTAAACGCGGCCAATAATTCTAAAGTTCCGGGTGGATCGTCAGGCGGATCGGCAGTAGCTGTTCAGGCCGGGCTTTGCCATGCGTCCCTGGGTAGTGATACCGGCGGATCGGTTCGGCAGCCGGCTGCATTTTGCGGCGTAATCGGTGTCAAGCCTTCTTATGGGCGTGTTTCCCGCTATGGTCTTATCGCTTATGCATCGTCATTTGACTGCATCGGGCCGATTACAAAATCTGTTGAAGATGCTGCCCTGATCCTTGAAATTATGTCGGGACAAGATAATTTCGACAGCACGGTTTCAAGTAAAGAAGTGCCTGCCTATTCGTCCAAAATGGAATGGAATGGTAAGGCGAAAATAGGGTATATTCGGGAAACGATTGATAATGAGGCGATTTCTTCGGAGATTCGTCAGCAGACACTGGACGTGCTGAACCGTTTACGTGCTGAGGGGCACGAGGTAACGCCGGTTGAAATGCCTTTGCTGGATTCGTTGCTGCCTACGTATTACATTCTTACAACTGCAGAAGCAAGTTCCAATTTATCACGGTTCGACGGTGTGCGTTACGGTTACCGAAGCCCTGAATCCGTGGATCTGGAAAGCATGTATAAAAAAACCCGTACCGAAGCTTTCGGTGAGGAGGTGAGGAGAAGGATCCTGTTGGGGACTTTCGTATTGAGCGCAAATTATTATGACGCATACTATACCAAGGCGCAACGCGTTAGAAGATTGGTGCGGGAGGAAACGAACCGGTTCTTTGAGCAGTTCGATTTTCTGATTTCCCCGGTTACACCTACCACAGCCTTTACGATTGGTGAAAAGACAGAAGATCCTTTACAAATGTATCTTGCTGATATTTTCACAGTGCAGGCAAACGTTGTTGGAAATCCTGCAATCGCTATTCCCAATGGAAAAGACGACCATGGAATGCCAGTTGGAATTCAAATAATGGCTCCTTATTTTGGTGAGGAAAAAATGCTGGCCTTCGCCAGCTACCTTACCGAACTGAACAAAAAGGTTGCTGTTGAATACAATACAAATCACTAG
- the ruvA gene encoding Holliday junction branch migration protein RuvA: MIAYVNGTVVYKDPAYAIIDVSGIGYEVRISLQTYTSLPELGERCKLVTFLNIREDAHILYGFWGNDEKRLFLDLIGISGIGPSTALVMLSSLSSSEIRQGIIDEDLRLIQSIKGIGSKTAQRVILELKDKIRKEDLVSTGTKSVGTSSGNIRSEALAALVTLGIPKATAEKSLDAIIKREGQTITVENLIKLALR, from the coding sequence ATGATTGCCTACGTTAACGGAACTGTAGTCTACAAAGATCCGGCTTATGCCATTATCGATGTATCCGGAATTGGCTACGAAGTTCGCATATCTTTACAAACCTATACTTCACTTCCGGAGCTGGGGGAACGCTGCAAGTTAGTAACGTTCCTGAATATACGGGAGGATGCCCACATACTGTACGGTTTTTGGGGAAACGATGAAAAAAGGCTTTTCCTGGATCTCATTGGGATATCTGGAATCGGGCCTTCAACAGCATTGGTAATGCTTTCTTCGCTTTCTTCGTCCGAGATCCGGCAAGGAATTATAGATGAAGATCTGCGCCTGATCCAGTCCATTAAAGGGATAGGATCCAAAACTGCTCAACGAGTTATCCTGGAATTAAAAGATAAAATCCGCAAAGAGGATTTAGTGTCAACGGGTACAAAATCGGTTGGTACGTCTTCCGGCAACATTAGAAGTGAAGCGTTGGCTGCTCTTGTTACATTGGGAATACCCAAAGCAACAGCGGAAAAAAGTCTGGACGCCATTATCAAGCGTGAAGGACAGACGATCACTGTTGAAAACCTGATAAAACTTGCGCTTCGATAA
- a CDS encoding triple tyrosine motif-containing protein — MIFDQVAKRSTFRFFTYPTHKYKADLYAAILLFVTFISTSFAQETPPLINYPSSIYKAHNQNWAIDQGSDQIVYSANSDGLLEFDGASWKLYPLPDRQIVRTVLCDDTEIPAVSGKAGSRPASKEQRVYVGGFSEFGYWKKERDGQLKYYSLSKKANFASLKTEEIWHILKTPQYIYFQSFSKIYRYDGQSLIEMKVSGNFMFLRLVRNRLLVQVIGKGLYEMKAGKFQPLPGTESLAPAIVSSILPFSRNRILITTTKHGLFIWENGVLTPWNIGISEELKTNIINRALILTQDSSLVFGTIQKGVYVVSKAGTLKYQFNKETGLQNNTVLSLTEDSRKQLWIGLDQGIDMVKMSSPVISYQANDNPLGSTYAAAIWRGKLYVGSNKGVFVKKWLSPEPFRPVPGLEGQTWTLKVFNDQLLCGHNDATYRIEENGIKKISDINGGWVLLPLRSGTDTLLLQGAYVGLHVYKKDSKNFWTYAYPVKGAQPIPIRQIVRDDKGNLWLGHAYKGLFQTKLTPTLDSALQWKEFKAPKDMPSEFSVKIVKWKNRVHIHSGNAFLEPDQNNRLEPSADFLPEEEPFKVITGINNDWFKVFMNRVTYYSPGKAIRNLDLTLVRNSETVIPISKDYYFFCLDNGYALYNRTTGEKNNEPLSVLAIRKVANLRNLAETFSVSGNPTLPSDVRSLRIMYAMPVYGQNIQYKYRLRGLNDQWSEWTGQNFVEFTNLESTDYTFEIKSSLNDSVTSYRFSVKPYWRETLFARILFTILGALAFTALLVFQEKRLARHRRKLIEEQEETLRQQRLSSERQIMRIQNEKLQSEIQNKSQQLSNVAINVVRKNEILEEIRDELKQVKAEMGQQLPHIHYQKLLHSIERNVAGKDDWILFEQNFDEVHEQFFKRLRQISPSISPSELRLAACLRMNLSTKEMAPVLGISIRGVEIKRYRLRKKLDLDAEANLVQFMMDI, encoded by the coding sequence ATGATTTTTGACCAGGTAGCAAAACGGTCCACATTTAGATTTTTCACATACCCGACGCACAAATATAAGGCGGACTTGTACGCTGCTATACTGCTTTTTGTCACTTTTATCTCAACTTCTTTTGCTCAGGAGACACCGCCGCTGATCAATTATCCATCCTCAATTTACAAGGCGCACAACCAGAATTGGGCAATCGACCAGGGCTCAGACCAGATCGTTTATTCCGCCAATTCGGACGGGTTACTGGAATTTGACGGTGCCTCGTGGAAGCTCTATCCATTGCCTGACAGACAAATAGTACGGACCGTTTTGTGTGATGACACCGAGATTCCGGCTGTATCGGGAAAAGCAGGTAGCAGGCCAGCCAGCAAGGAACAACGTGTTTATGTCGGAGGCTTTTCTGAATTCGGGTACTGGAAAAAAGAGCGGGACGGGCAGCTGAAATACTATTCATTAAGCAAGAAAGCAAACTTCGCCAGCCTCAAAACCGAGGAAATCTGGCATATCCTGAAAACGCCGCAATACATCTATTTCCAGTCATTCTCCAAAATATACCGGTACGACGGTCAGTCGTTGATTGAAATGAAGGTAAGCGGGAACTTCATGTTTCTCCGCCTCGTTCGGAACAGACTACTGGTTCAAGTGATCGGGAAGGGATTGTATGAAATGAAAGCCGGGAAATTCCAGCCATTGCCCGGAACAGAATCGCTTGCTCCGGCTATCGTCTCGTCCATTCTGCCGTTTTCCCGCAACCGCATTTTAATTACAACTACCAAGCATGGCCTTTTCATTTGGGAGAACGGCGTGCTCACACCCTGGAATATCGGCATTTCGGAAGAGCTGAAAACCAACATTATCAACCGCGCACTGATTCTCACTCAGGACAGCAGTCTTGTTTTCGGGACCATTCAAAAAGGAGTCTACGTGGTTTCAAAAGCAGGGACACTTAAATACCAGTTCAACAAAGAGACGGGACTGCAGAACAACACCGTACTCTCCCTGACAGAAGACAGCAGAAAGCAGCTCTGGATTGGGCTTGACCAGGGCATCGATATGGTCAAAATGTCCTCCCCGGTCATTTCCTACCAGGCGAATGATAATCCGCTCGGTTCGACTTATGCTGCGGCCATTTGGCGAGGCAAGCTGTATGTAGGGTCCAATAAAGGTGTATTTGTAAAAAAATGGCTTTCTCCGGAGCCATTTCGACCGGTACCAGGTCTGGAAGGGCAAACCTGGACTCTGAAAGTATTTAACGATCAGCTGCTATGCGGCCACAATGACGCCACTTATAGGATTGAAGAAAACGGAATTAAAAAAATCTCAGACATTAATGGTGGGTGGGTGCTCCTCCCCTTGCGCAGCGGTACAGACACGCTGCTGCTGCAGGGTGCGTATGTTGGTTTGCATGTGTATAAAAAAGACAGCAAGAATTTCTGGACGTATGCTTACCCTGTTAAAGGCGCGCAACCTATTCCGATCCGCCAGATTGTCCGGGACGACAAAGGGAACTTATGGCTGGGGCATGCCTACAAAGGCCTTTTTCAAACCAAGCTTACCCCTACTCTCGATTCTGCATTGCAATGGAAGGAGTTCAAAGCACCGAAGGATATGCCCAGTGAATTTTCGGTGAAGATCGTTAAATGGAAAAACCGTGTTCACATTCATTCAGGTAATGCTTTTCTGGAACCGGACCAGAATAACAGACTTGAACCCAGTGCCGATTTCTTGCCGGAAGAAGAGCCATTCAAAGTGATTACCGGCATTAATAACGATTGGTTTAAAGTTTTTATGAACCGCGTCACCTATTATTCGCCCGGCAAGGCAATCCGAAACCTGGATCTTACATTGGTCAGGAACAGCGAAACAGTGATACCGATCTCAAAGGACTATTACTTTTTTTGTCTCGACAATGGCTATGCATTGTACAACAGAACAACGGGTGAAAAAAACAATGAGCCACTTTCCGTGCTTGCTATCCGAAAAGTGGCTAACCTCAGAAACCTGGCCGAAACATTCAGCGTTTCCGGAAATCCTACACTCCCATCGGACGTGCGCTCACTACGTATTATGTACGCTATGCCTGTGTACGGGCAAAATATTCAGTATAAATACCGTTTGCGGGGGCTTAATGATCAATGGTCTGAATGGACGGGTCAAAACTTCGTGGAATTTACCAACCTGGAATCCACAGACTACACATTTGAGATCAAAAGCAGTCTGAATGACTCTGTAACTTCCTACCGGTTCAGCGTAAAACCGTACTGGCGGGAGACGCTTTTTGCCCGGATCCTCTTCACCATTCTCGGCGCACTGGCATTTACAGCTTTGCTTGTATTCCAGGAAAAAAGACTCGCACGCCACCGTAGAAAACTGATCGAGGAGCAGGAAGAAACGCTACGCCAGCAGCGCCTTTCCAGCGAGCGGCAGATCATGCGGATCCAGAATGAAAAGCTGCAGAGCGAAATTCAGAATAAAAGTCAGCAGCTCAGCAATGTAGCGATCAATGTGGTCCGCAAAAACGAAATTCTGGAAGAGATACGGGACGAACTTAAACAGGTAAAGGCTGAAATGGGCCAGCAGCTCCCTCACATTCATTACCAGAAATTACTTCACAGTATCGAACGCAATGTAGCAGGCAAAGACGACTGGATACTTTTCGAGCAAAATTTCGATGAAGTACATGAGCAATTTTTCAAAAGACTAAGACAAATCTCCCCTTCCATTTCTCCGTCGGAGCTGCGGCTTGCGGCTTGCCTCCGGATGAATCTTTCTACCAAAGAAATGGCTCCGGTACTGGGTATTTCTATCCGCGGTGTGGAAATTAAGCGCTATCGCCTCAGAAAAAAACTGGATCTGGACGCCGAAGCGAATCTGGTACAGTTTATGATGGACATCTGA
- a CDS encoding lytic transglycosylase domain-containing protein, giving the protein MRISKKVLWLGAMCVGFWNSPAEAVIPQEKLAAEPDTLETIAQAEESLLPYLPEVEEIGATPAIPQELLRARFAKLERSIPLTYHKSSHEFVEYFIYKKAKFTKTMMEKMPLYFPLFEKTLQKHGLPVELKYLSMIESGLNPTVISHARAGGLWQFMPATGREFGLYQDKYIDERFEPVKATEAACLYLKQLYRIFGDWELALASYNTGPGNVKRAMRRSHGTTFWTIYNVLPRETRSYVPQYVAMNYMMNYGNDHGIFPENTEFQIPNDTIHINGYIDLFTFCKQSNIDFEELKQLNPQITKTSLPDITRDFVLKVPSMQFTYLVSNRNSIMDSCTRRYLPTGVMVARVDSTTTDSLGNVSAFPYALVSTGQEQSDELEDQDTEETIERSRTKRSSHTVRSGENLISIAKRYRVTVSELKRWNHIRRSNIRKGQRLVIYKEVKVKQPTVRIASTSYQEPEKPVKRNDRHTKKRYHTVQKGDTLWIISQRYGLEIDQLKKRNKIRGNAIKPGQKLIIST; this is encoded by the coding sequence ATGAGGATTTCGAAAAAAGTATTGTGGCTCGGAGCCATGTGTGTTGGATTCTGGAACTCGCCGGCTGAGGCCGTCATTCCACAGGAGAAGTTAGCAGCCGAGCCAGATACACTGGAGACTATTGCTCAGGCAGAAGAAAGTTTATTACCCTACTTACCGGAAGTAGAAGAAATTGGGGCGACACCCGCTATTCCTCAGGAACTGCTGAGAGCACGGTTCGCAAAACTGGAAAGATCAATTCCGCTTACCTATCATAAGTCCTCTCATGAATTTGTAGAATATTTTATCTACAAAAAGGCAAAGTTCACCAAAACGATGATGGAGAAAATGCCCTTATATTTTCCCCTTTTCGAAAAGACACTGCAGAAACACGGACTGCCCGTTGAGCTCAAATATCTTTCCATGATTGAATCGGGCCTAAACCCAACGGTGATCTCGCATGCCAGAGCTGGTGGCCTGTGGCAATTTATGCCTGCAACCGGCCGTGAATTTGGTCTTTATCAGGATAAATATATCGACGAACGCTTCGAACCGGTGAAGGCTACTGAAGCTGCCTGTCTGTATCTGAAACAACTTTACAGGATTTTTGGCGACTGGGAACTTGCACTCGCTTCCTATAATACAGGACCAGGCAATGTAAAACGCGCCATGCGTCGCTCACACGGAACTACATTCTGGACCATTTACAATGTACTTCCACGCGAAACGCGTTCGTATGTGCCTCAGTACGTGGCGATGAACTACATGATGAACTACGGAAATGACCACGGTATATTTCCTGAGAACACAGAGTTCCAGATCCCCAATGACACCATTCATATCAACGGCTACATTGATCTTTTTACATTTTGCAAACAAAGCAATATTGATTTCGAAGAGCTTAAACAGCTGAACCCCCAGATCACCAAAACGTCACTTCCTGATATTACAAGAGATTTTGTACTGAAAGTGCCAAGTATGCAGTTTACCTATCTGGTGAGCAACAGAAACTCCATTATGGATTCCTGTACGAGGAGATACCTGCCTACCGGTGTGATGGTTGCCCGTGTGGACAGTACTACTACGGACTCGCTCGGTAATGTTAGTGCTTTCCCGTATGCGCTGGTGAGTACCGGTCAGGAGCAGAGCGATGAGCTGGAAGATCAGGATACTGAGGAAACCATTGAACGTAGCAGGACAAAAAGATCGTCCCATACAGTTCGCAGCGGAGAAAACCTGATATCAATTGCGAAAAGGTACCGCGTTACGGTTTCGGAACTGAAAAGATGGAACCATATCCGCAGAAGCAACATTAGAAAAGGCCAGCGACTGGTTATTTACAAAGAAGTAAAAGTTAAACAGCCAACCGTAAGAATTGCGTCAACGTCGTATCAAGAGCCGGAAAAACCTGTTAAGAGAAACGACAGGCATACCAAAAAGCGCTATCATACGGTTCAGAAGGGGGATACTTTGTGGATTATTTCTCAACGTTACGGGCTTGAAATAGACCAGTTGAAAAAGAGAAACAAAATAAGGGGCAATGCGATCAAGCCGGGACAAAAACTGATCATTTCTACCTAG
- a CDS encoding TonB-dependent receptor translates to MKNLLILLLAILGPLTSFAQGIKGKITDEKNGSALPGVSILVQSTNNGTVTDADGNFTINISEGSYNIVVSFIGYTPQIIPAVVTAGATTTLNVSMAESSEVLSEIVVTGSRSGGRSRIDSPVPVDIIPVSQITNNVGQVDINQILTYIAPSFQSSRQTISDGSDHIDPAQLRGLGPDQVLVLVNGKRRHQSSLVNVNGTVNRGTVGTDLNAIPATAVDKIEILRDGAAAQYGSDAIAGVINIILKTRTGLSGNVSYGQNVTSYDKNYVLNSGKDASVNISDGGTAQVGLNYGFKIGEKGFVNITGEYVNREATNRTGTYTGQIYPAVGGKIVDDELLNTKGLTRNDFDMRIGNSKVKGGGVVLNASIPLSTHVDFYAFGGYNHKKGNAAGFYRYPNGIPAVVRTNVLAIYPNGFLPEINSDVTDISAAAGFRGKLGEWKFDLSNTFGKNDFDYAISNSVNYTQVNTAMNIQREFNAGGNGFSQNTINLDLGRKFDVLYGLNVALGAEQRTDKYTITAGEESSYKNYDVAAGVAAGAQVFSGFFPQNAGSHSRHSVAGYLDLEQDITKAWVLSAALRFENYSDFGNTLNYKVATRYKITDGIALRASASSGFRAPSLQQRYYAKTNTLFVTQNGQQVAQESGTFTNDSKPAEILGIPKLKQETSQSFTVGTTIQINNAFELTVDAYQIDIDDRIVLTNNFNDGGNAALKAQLAAANATTANFFSNAVDTRSRGIESVLSYNTRFAGNQSIRAVLAGTFIQNKVKKDASGKPIIHASDILVQTNQVNTYFNREDMSRFEIASPKNKQSLTINYKVGKFGVMLRAVRFGEVSYWDPTIDPTKPESWPVNTLTGQKETLDQTFGAKIVTDIALNYDLVKGINLSIGANNLFDVYQDRHTHSGNFSLGRFVYSRRVQQMGVNGRYIFARVNFNF, encoded by the coding sequence ATGAAAAATCTTTTAATTCTACTTCTGGCCATTCTGGGCCCGCTCACTTCATTTGCACAAGGTATTAAAGGCAAGATCACAGACGAAAAAAATGGCTCGGCGCTACCAGGAGTTTCGATCCTCGTACAATCAACCAACAACGGAACAGTTACAGATGCAGACGGCAATTTCACGATTAACATTAGCGAAGGCTCGTACAACATCGTAGTCTCTTTCATCGGCTATACGCCTCAGATCATCCCGGCCGTGGTGACAGCAGGAGCAACCACAACATTGAATGTATCGATGGCCGAGTCGTCGGAAGTACTGAGCGAAATTGTGGTCACCGGCTCCCGAAGCGGCGGCCGATCCCGCATTGATTCGCCTGTCCCCGTCGACATTATTCCGGTTTCCCAGATCACCAATAATGTCGGCCAGGTGGATATCAACCAGATACTGACTTACATCGCGCCGTCCTTCCAGTCGTCTCGGCAAACCATTTCCGATGGTTCCGACCACATTGACCCGGCACAGCTCAGAGGGTTGGGCCCCGATCAGGTGCTGGTCTTGGTAAATGGCAAAAGAAGGCACCAGTCTTCGCTCGTCAACGTGAATGGAACCGTGAACCGCGGCACAGTCGGAACGGATTTGAATGCTATTCCGGCTACTGCGGTGGATAAAATCGAGATCCTTCGCGACGGCGCTGCAGCCCAGTACGGTTCCGACGCGATTGCGGGTGTGATCAATATTATTCTCAAAACCCGCACCGGCCTGAGCGGCAATGTCTCCTACGGGCAAAACGTAACGAGCTATGACAAAAACTATGTCCTCAACAGCGGCAAGGACGCGTCCGTTAACATTTCGGACGGTGGTACAGCTCAGGTGGGCTTGAATTACGGTTTCAAAATCGGCGAGAAAGGCTTTGTGAATATTACCGGCGAATATGTAAACCGCGAAGCGACCAACAGGACCGGAACTTATACCGGGCAAATTTACCCCGCAGTGGGAGGTAAAATTGTGGATGATGAGCTCTTGAATACCAAAGGGCTGACCCGTAATGACTTTGACATGCGAATTGGAAATTCAAAGGTCAAGGGTGGTGGCGTCGTTTTGAACGCGAGTATTCCGCTTAGTACCCATGTCGATTTCTATGCTTTCGGAGGCTATAACCATAAGAAAGGAAATGCCGCTGGTTTTTATCGCTATCCCAATGGTATTCCGGCGGTAGTAAGAACCAATGTGCTTGCGATTTATCCAAATGGCTTTCTACCTGAAATTAACAGCGACGTGACCGACATTTCGGCGGCGGCGGGCTTTCGCGGTAAACTGGGCGAATGGAAATTTGACCTGAGCAATACGTTTGGCAAAAATGATTTTGATTACGCCATATCCAATTCTGTGAATTACACGCAGGTAAACACAGCAATGAACATTCAAAGAGAATTTAATGCAGGTGGAAATGGGTTTTCCCAAAATACGATCAATCTCGATCTGGGAAGAAAGTTTGATGTGCTATACGGACTCAATGTCGCGCTGGGCGCTGAACAACGTACCGACAAGTACACGATTACAGCCGGCGAAGAGTCGTCCTACAAAAATTATGATGTAGCAGCGGGAGTAGCAGCAGGTGCGCAGGTATTTTCAGGATTCTTCCCTCAAAATGCAGGGTCGCATTCCCGTCACAGCGTCGCAGGCTACCTTGATCTCGAACAGGATATTACCAAAGCCTGGGTACTGAGCGCCGCGCTACGTTTTGAGAACTACTCGGATTTTGGGAACACATTGAACTACAAAGTCGCAACGCGTTACAAGATCACAGACGGTATCGCCCTGAGAGCATCGGCCAGCAGCGGGTTTCGGGCGCCGTCATTGCAGCAACGTTACTATGCCAAAACCAACACATTGTTCGTAACCCAAAACGGCCAGCAGGTGGCGCAGGAAAGCGGGACATTTACCAACGATAGTAAACCGGCCGAAATTCTTGGTATTCCCAAACTGAAACAGGAAACCTCGCAAAGCTTCACCGTCGGAACTACCATTCAGATCAACAATGCTTTCGAACTGACGGTCGACGCTTACCAGATTGACATTGATGACCGCATCGTATTGACTAACAACTTTAATGATGGTGGTAATGCAGCGCTAAAAGCACAGCTCGCCGCAGCCAATGCAACTACCGCCAATTTCTTTTCAAATGCTGTGGATACCCGCTCCCGGGGAATTGAAAGCGTTTTGTCATATAATACCAGATTCGCCGGCAATCAATCCATAAGAGCTGTTTTGGCCGGGACCTTTATCCAGAACAAAGTGAAAAAAGACGCCAGCGGCAAGCCGATCATTCACGCGTCGGACATATTGGTGCAGACCAACCAGGTTAATACTTATTTCAATCGCGAAGACATGAGCCGGTTTGAAATAGCAAGCCCCAAAAACAAGCAAAGTCTGACAATCAATTATAAAGTTGGAAAATTTGGTGTCATGCTGCGTGCAGTACGCTTCGGGGAAGTAAGTTATTGGGACCCGACCATCGATCCTACCAAACCTGAGTCATGGCCTGTGAATACATTAACCGGACAAAAAGAGACGTTAGACCAGACATTTGGCGCAAAAATCGTCACCGATATCGCATTAAATTATGATCTGGTGAAAGGAATCAATCTTTCGATTGGAGCTAATAATTTGTTTGATGTGTACCAGGACAGGCATACACATTCAGGGAATTTCAGTTTGGGACGATTTGTATATTCCCGCCGCGTGCAGCAAATGGGCGTGAACGGACGATACATTTTTGCGAGGGTGAATTTCAACTTTTGA
- a CDS encoding Sec-independent protein translocase subunit TatA/TatB, which translates to MESVTVLAFMGLGGQEIFLVALFVLLFFGAKKIPELMRGLGQGINEFKNATKDVKENIEKSMEDPK; encoded by the coding sequence ATGGAATCAGTAACCGTTTTGGCATTTATGGGATTAGGTGGACAGGAGATCTTTTTGGTTGCCTTGTTCGTTTTACTTTTCTTCGGTGCGAAGAAAATTCCTGAATTGATGCGCGGTTTGGGGCAAGGTATCAATGAATTCAAGAACGCTACCAAAGACGTTAAGGAGAATATTGAGAAAAGCATGGAAGACCCCAAATAA
- the mdh gene encoding malate dehydrogenase, which produces MKITVVGAGAVGATTADNIIRRELAEEVVLLDIKEGVSEGKSLDMYQTAALLGFNTKPVGSTNDYEKTKGSDVVVITSGLPRKPGMTREELIGINAGIVKGVTENILKYSPKAIIIVVSNPMDTMTYLALKESGIPKKRLIGMGGALDSARFKTYLALAMDVSPLDIHGMVIGGHGDTTMIPLTRLATYNGIPVSRFLSSDQLEKVAADTMVGGATLTKLIGTSAWYAPGAATLLLVESIVRNQKRIVPCSVYLNGEYGQKDICMGVPVVLGRSGWEKIVNLRLSDAEKAAFEKSAEAVRSMNGALSL; this is translated from the coding sequence ATGAAGATTACTGTTGTAGGTGCGGGCGCCGTTGGTGCAACTACTGCCGATAATATTATTCGTCGTGAGCTGGCTGAGGAGGTCGTATTACTTGACATTAAAGAAGGCGTGAGCGAAGGCAAATCGCTGGACATGTACCAGACGGCAGCATTGCTTGGCTTCAATACCAAACCCGTTGGCTCTACCAATGATTACGAAAAGACAAAAGGATCTGATGTAGTGGTTATCACTTCCGGCCTGCCCCGCAAACCGGGTATGACGCGCGAAGAATTGATTGGAATCAATGCAGGAATTGTAAAAGGAGTTACTGAAAATATCCTCAAATACTCTCCCAAAGCGATCATCATCGTGGTTTCCAACCCAATGGACACCATGACTTACCTGGCACTGAAAGAGTCAGGCATCCCTAAGAAACGATTGATCGGAATGGGTGGTGCATTGGACAGCGCGCGTTTCAAAACATACCTGGCACTGGCAATGGATGTTTCACCCCTCGATATTCACGGAATGGTGATCGGTGGCCACGGCGACACGACCATGATCCCACTTACCAGACTGGCTACGTATAATGGTATCCCCGTTAGCCGTTTCCTTTCTTCCGACCAGCTTGAAAAAGTAGCTGCAGATACAATGGTAGGCGGTGCTACATTGACGAAACTGATCGGTACATCGGCATGGTATGCGCCGGGAGCTGCTACCTTATTATTGGTTGAAAGTATTGTCCGTAACCAGAAACGCATCGTCCCTTGCAGCGTTTACCTCAATGGTGAGTACGGCCAGAAGGACATTTGCATGGGCGTTCCGGTAGTACTGGGAAGAAGCGGCTGGGAAAAAATCGTTAACCTGCGTCTGAGCGATGCAGAAAAAGCGGCGTTTGAAAAATCAGCGGAAGCCGTTCGCTCTATGAACGGTGCTTTGAGTTTGTAA